A genomic region of Panicum virgatum strain AP13 unplaced genomic scaffold, P.virgatum_v5 scaffold_4331, whole genome shotgun sequence contains the following coding sequences:
- the LOC120694237 gene encoding putative B3 domain-containing protein Os04g0347400 isoform X3, which produces MAVVLGPIGKVNSFKIEMDQSDVFFAGGWPQFLAFHGITESNALMLRYEGNMVFTVKVFEPDGCQRKSKHKDNIMQQNLEMQQEALSVPIWKCKKENDLPCSEVHKLKGFLPSLNEASLQRNSFYEIGQPSWIKKQINTETLENHLALPIAFCDAIGLHKPSMITFKTTMTGSWRVRGIPCNKQNYLLVHGWRRFSEENNVKEGDICTFNVMKTTMWHVVITRSDITKLPETPFASSTKCKSIDDRPISQGQEMSKGSKASSQKRIPYEIGPPAWIKKKILNTNNCYFVSTVIFTLINLGIGKDHLSFPQVFFLSKIH; this is translated from the exons ATGGCTGTTGTGTTAGGCCCTATTGGAAAAGTTAATAGCTTTAAGATCGAGATGGATCAGTCAGATGTGTTCTTTGCCGGTGGCTGGCCACAATTTCTGGCATTCCATGGCATCACTGAATCAAATGCTCTGATGTTAAGGTATGAGGGCAACATGGTGTTTACAGTCAAAGTGTTTGAGcccgatggatgccagaggaaGTCCAAGCACAAGGACAACATAATGCAACAAA ATCTTGAAATGCAACAGGAAGCACTATCCGTACCCATTTGGAAGTGTAAGAAGGAGAATGATTTGCCTTGTAGCGAAGTACATAAACTAAAAGGCTTCCTGCCTTCTCTGAATGAGGCATCATTACAGAGGAATTCTTTCTACGAGATTGGGCAGCCGTCATGGATAAAGAAGCAGATCAACACTGAGACACTTGAGAATCATCTT GCTTTGCCAATAGCTTTCTGTGATGCGATCGGACTTCATAAGCCTTCCATGATCACGTTCAAGACCACAATGACTGGGTCTTGGCGGGTGCGTGGTATCCCATGCAACAAACAGAACTACCTTCTTGTGCATGGTTGGAGGAGGTTCTCTGAGGAGAACAatgtcaaggaaggtgacaTCTGCACCTTCAATGTAATGAAAACTACAATGTGGCATGTTGTCATCACGCGCT CAGATATTACGAAGCTACCGGAAACACCTTTTGCTTCCAGTACGAAGTGTAAGAGCATCGATGACAGGCCAATTAGTCAAGGACAAGAGATGTCAAAAGGCTCCAAGGCATCATCACAGAAAAGAATCCCTTATGAGATTGGGCCTCCAGCTTGGATAAAGAAGAAGATATTAAACACGAATAACTGTTATTTTGTGAGTACAGTTATTTTTACCTTGATCAACTTGGGAATAGGTAAAGATCATTTGAGTTTTCCGCAAGTGTTTTTTTTAAGTAAAATACACtag
- the LOC120694237 gene encoding putative B3 domain-containing protein Os04g0347400 isoform X2 has translation MAVVLGPIGKVNSFKIEMDQSDVFFAGGWPQFLAFHGITESNALMLRYEGNMVFTVKVFEPDGCQRKSKHKDNIMQQSEQEINLEMQQEALSVPIWKCKKENDLPCSEVHKLKGFLPSLNEASLQRNSFYEIGQPSWIKKQINTETLENHLALPIAFCDAIGLHKPSMITFKTTMTGSWRVRGIPCNKQNYLLVHGWRRFSEENNVKEGDICTFNVMKTTMWHVVITRYITKLPETPFASSTKCKSIDDRPISQGQEMSKGSKASSQKRIPYEIGPPAWIKKKILNTNNCYFVSTVIFTLINLGIGKDHLSFPQVFFLSKIH, from the exons ATGGCTGTTGTGTTAGGCCCTATTGGAAAAGTTAATAGCTTTAAGATCGAGATGGATCAGTCAGATGTGTTCTTTGCCGGTGGCTGGCCACAATTTCTGGCATTCCATGGCATCACTGAATCAAATGCTCTGATGTTAAGGTATGAGGGCAACATGGTGTTTACAGTCAAAGTGTTTGAGcccgatggatgccagaggaaGTCCAAGCACAAGGACAACATAATGCAACAAAGTGAGCAAGAGATAA ATCTTGAAATGCAACAGGAAGCACTATCCGTACCCATTTGGAAGTGTAAGAAGGAGAATGATTTGCCTTGTAGCGAAGTACATAAACTAAAAGGCTTCCTGCCTTCTCTGAATGAGGCATCATTACAGAGGAATTCTTTCTACGAGATTGGGCAGCCGTCATGGATAAAGAAGCAGATCAACACTGAGACACTTGAGAATCATCTT GCTTTGCCAATAGCTTTCTGTGATGCGATCGGACTTCATAAGCCTTCCATGATCACGTTCAAGACCACAATGACTGGGTCTTGGCGGGTGCGTGGTATCCCATGCAACAAACAGAACTACCTTCTTGTGCATGGTTGGAGGAGGTTCTCTGAGGAGAACAatgtcaaggaaggtgacaTCTGCACCTTCAATGTAATGAAAACTACAATGTGGCATGTTGTCATCACGCGCT ATATTACGAAGCTACCGGAAACACCTTTTGCTTCCAGTACGAAGTGTAAGAGCATCGATGACAGGCCAATTAGTCAAGGACAAGAGATGTCAAAAGGCTCCAAGGCATCATCACAGAAAAGAATCCCTTATGAGATTGGGCCTCCAGCTTGGATAAAGAAGAAGATATTAAACACGAATAACTGTTATTTTGTGAGTACAGTTATTTTTACCTTGATCAACTTGGGAATAGGTAAAGATCATTTGAGTTTTCCGCAAGTGTTTTTTTTAAGTAAAATACACtag
- the LOC120694237 gene encoding putative B3 domain-containing protein Os04g0347400 isoform X1: protein MAVVLGPIGKVNSFKIEMDQSDVFFAGGWPQFLAFHGITESNALMLRYEGNMVFTVKVFEPDGCQRKSKHKDNIMQQSEQEINLEMQQEALSVPIWKCKKENDLPCSEVHKLKGFLPSLNEASLQRNSFYEIGQPSWIKKQINTETLENHLALPIAFCDAIGLHKPSMITFKTTMTGSWRVRGIPCNKQNYLLVHGWRRFSEENNVKEGDICTFNVMKTTMWHVVITRSDITKLPETPFASSTKCKSIDDRPISQGQEMSKGSKASSQKRIPYEIGPPAWIKKKILNTNNCYFVSTVIFTLINLGIGKDHLSFPQVFFLSKIH from the exons ATGGCTGTTGTGTTAGGCCCTATTGGAAAAGTTAATAGCTTTAAGATCGAGATGGATCAGTCAGATGTGTTCTTTGCCGGTGGCTGGCCACAATTTCTGGCATTCCATGGCATCACTGAATCAAATGCTCTGATGTTAAGGTATGAGGGCAACATGGTGTTTACAGTCAAAGTGTTTGAGcccgatggatgccagaggaaGTCCAAGCACAAGGACAACATAATGCAACAAAGTGAGCAAGAGATAA ATCTTGAAATGCAACAGGAAGCACTATCCGTACCCATTTGGAAGTGTAAGAAGGAGAATGATTTGCCTTGTAGCGAAGTACATAAACTAAAAGGCTTCCTGCCTTCTCTGAATGAGGCATCATTACAGAGGAATTCTTTCTACGAGATTGGGCAGCCGTCATGGATAAAGAAGCAGATCAACACTGAGACACTTGAGAATCATCTT GCTTTGCCAATAGCTTTCTGTGATGCGATCGGACTTCATAAGCCTTCCATGATCACGTTCAAGACCACAATGACTGGGTCTTGGCGGGTGCGTGGTATCCCATGCAACAAACAGAACTACCTTCTTGTGCATGGTTGGAGGAGGTTCTCTGAGGAGAACAatgtcaaggaaggtgacaTCTGCACCTTCAATGTAATGAAAACTACAATGTGGCATGTTGTCATCACGCGCT CAGATATTACGAAGCTACCGGAAACACCTTTTGCTTCCAGTACGAAGTGTAAGAGCATCGATGACAGGCCAATTAGTCAAGGACAAGAGATGTCAAAAGGCTCCAAGGCATCATCACAGAAAAGAATCCCTTATGAGATTGGGCCTCCAGCTTGGATAAAGAAGAAGATATTAAACACGAATAACTGTTATTTTGTGAGTACAGTTATTTTTACCTTGATCAACTTGGGAATAGGTAAAGATCATTTGAGTTTTCCGCAAGTGTTTTTTTTAAGTAAAATACACtag
- the LOC120694237 gene encoding putative B3 domain-containing protein Os04g0347400 isoform X4 codes for MASAASNHCGGAAAAKQLRVLLPFFCDDRLRIPDELAKEIGAGEALVVGPCGVKARDVWPVGLGRDGGGAFLGRGWPEFAAAHGVGADWHLALRHRGRGVLTVKAFDDSCCIRGLGVQQPAAAVQASTRCEDIDCKPQFVCMLSPDSMEKMLIPAKFVQYYITKGEL; via the exons ATGGCGTCGGCCGCCAGCAACCATTGTGGTGGTGCGGCCGCCGCCAAGCAGCTCAGGGTGCTGCTGCCTTTCTTCTGCGACGACAGGCTG CGCATCCCCGACGagctcgccaaggagatcggcGCCGGGGAGGCCCTCGTCGTCGGCCCGTGCGGCGTCAAGGCCAGGGACGTCTGGCCCGTCGGGCTCGGGCGGGACGGAGGCGGCGCGTTCCTGGGGCGCGGGTGGCCCGagttcgccgccgcgcacggcgTCGGCGCCGACTGGCACCTCGctctccgccaccgtggccgtGGCGTGCTCACCGTCAAGGCGTTCGACGACAGCTGCTGTATCCGGGGCCTCGGCGTTCAACAACCTGCAGCCGCAG TTCAAGCAAGCACGAGGTGTGAAGATATTGACTGTAAACCGCAGTTCGTCTGTATGCTGTCACCAGACTCCATGGAAAAGATG CTCATACCCGCTAAGTTTGTACAATACTACATCACCAAAGGGGAACTGTAG